A single region of the Chionomys nivalis chromosome 5, mChiNiv1.1, whole genome shotgun sequence genome encodes:
- the Tnni1 gene encoding troponin I, slow skeletal muscle: MLKSLMLAKAKECWEQEHEEREAEKVRYLAERIPTLQTRGLSLSALQDLCRELHAKVEVVDEERYDIEAKCLHNTREIKDLKLKVLDLRGKFKRPPLRRVRVSADAMLRALLGSKHKVSMDLRANLKSVKKDDTEKERPVEVGDWRKNVEAMSGMEGRKKMFDAAKSPTSQ, from the exons ATGCTGAAG AGCCTGATGCTGGCCAAGGCCAAGgagtgctgggaacaggaacATGAGGAGCGAGAGGCAGAGAAGGTGCGCTACCTAGCGGAGCGCATCCCCACGCTGCAGACCAGAGGCCTGTCCCTCAGTGCCCTGCAG GACTTGTGCCGAGAGCTACATGCCaaggtggaggtggtggatgAGGAGCGATACGACATTGAGGCCAAATGCCTCCACAACACGAGGGAG ATTAAGGACCTGAAGCTGAAGGTCCTGGACCTCCGTGGGAAGTTCAAGCGTCCACCCCTGCGCCGGGTCCGTGTCTCAGCCGACGCCATGCTCCGGGCCTTACTGGGCTCCAAGCAcaaggtctccatggacctacgGGCCAACCTCAAGTCTGTGAAGAAAGACGACACAGAGAAG GAGCGGCCAGTGGAGGTGGGAGACTGGAGGAAGAATGTGGAGGCCATGTCTGGCATGGAAGGCCGCAAGAAGATGTTTGATGCTGCCAAGTCCCCGACTTCACAGTAG